A DNA window from Drosophila virilis strain 15010-1051.87 chromosome 4, Dvir_AGI_RSII-ME, whole genome shotgun sequence contains the following coding sequences:
- the LOC6629031 gene encoding heme peroxidase 2 isoform X2, with translation MLPAWGQLLANDLYEVGQLPISGKCCQREAGGIKDPSELQQCFVRAGADCKEYKRSAPGFDAEVCQKHVREQMNIASAYIDGSGLYGSTRHEFDQLRTYISGGVKVESCRYCQVSGATGALHRALLQQHNNIGEQLAHINPDWSEEDVFLESRRIITATIQHITYNEFLPLVLGQETTAKESLRLTAEKHSSNYSSSIRAGIYNEFATSAMPAFWSMYPPEMLSQKSSAHELLSIAALQKSLVPSQTNDEGWSELALAVHRGRDHGIASYVHALDICARRFDQNGAAANVTFDNLAQLTNIPDEHVTSLRDIYQNAEDIDLLVGAMLEDPAVGALFGPTITCLLTTQFELLKQTDRFWYENEIPPSSFSLEQLKSIRQTTLSGLLCGSHQVNTAQSKAFIREDNYLNSVLDCTQLPKFDLRPWKVNAEEEIHLEHVEVEPDTKEAIKELSPELIEAAVERAKQELEERKRFEYEVWRAQGGISARSPDGTAASFSKANLAALSLANSSLIFELASNEIVKSLNSITRRKRQIFNPNQNAFNRNELTDTLQTVDISALIGGNQQPLEQCPEPTQQCDANSPFRTLSGRCNNLRNPNWGKSLTTFSRLLPAQYEDGISAPRVTGVTGTPLPNPRTISTTIHPDISNLHTRYSLMVMQFAQFVDHDLTLTPIHKGFHESIPSCRPCNSRQTVHPECNPFPVPAGDFFYPEVNVTSGDRLCFPSMRSLPGQQSLGPRDQINQNTHFLDASMVYGENVCLSNKLRGFSGRMNSTVHPVRGKELLPLSATHPECKSRNGLCFIAGDDRASEQPGLTAIHTAFLREHNRLVEGLRGVNPHWNGEQLYHHARRIVSAQVQHTVFNEFLPRILSWNAVNLYGLKLLPQGYYKDYNPSCSPIVFNEFAAAAFRIGHSLLRPHIPRLSIQHQPVDPPLLLRDGFFRMDVLLQPGIIDEILRGLVATPMETLDQFITGEVTNHLFEDRKIPFSGIDLIALNIQRARDHGIPSYNNYRALCNLKRASTWSDLSREIPTEVINRFQKVYASVDDIDLFPGAMTERPLQGGLVGPTLACIIGIQFRQLRKCDRFWYENQNPEVKFTEAQLAELRKVTLAKIVCENLEIQGDMQRAAFDLPSNFLNPRVPCQSMPQIDLNAWRENVQGCQIGNRNVRVGESAFPSPCTSCVCSAEGPQCASLRITDCGQLIRQWPKEAILRDEVCNSQCGIYLTGQQAAGFSPQQRQGHAPSRVTRSRNQNLFKFPDLTPFIASL, from the exons ATGCTACCAGCCTGGggccagctgctggccaacGATCTGTACGAGGTGGGCCAGCTGCCCATCAGCGGCAAGTGCTGTCAGCGTGAGGCCGGCGGCATCAAGGATCCCAGCGAGCTGCAGCAGTGCTTTGTGCGCGCCGGTGCCGACTGCAAGGAGTACAAACGCTCTGCTCCCGGTTTTGATGCGGAGGTGTGCCAGAAAC ATGTGCGCGAGCAGATGAACATTGCATCTGCTTATATTGATGGTTCCGGCTTGTATGGCTCAACCCGCCATGAATTCGACCAGCTGCGTACATATATCAGCGGCGGTGTCAAGGTTGAGTCCTGTCGCTATTGTCAAGTGTCTGGTGCGACGGGTGCATTGCATCGtgccctgctgcagcagcacaacaacaTTGGTGAGCAGTTGGCGCACATCAATCCGGACTGGTCCGAGGAGGATGTCTTCCTGGAGTCTAGGCGCATTATAACCGCGACCATACAGCATATTACCTACAACGAATTCTTGCCATTGGTATTGGGTCAAGAGACAACGGCAAAGGAATCGCTAAGACTGACCGCCGAGAAGCATTCCTCCAACTACTCCAGCTCCATACGCGCTGGCATTTACAATGAGTTTGCGACCAGCGCCATGCCCGCCTTCTGGAGCATGTATCCACCTGAGATGCTTTCCCAAAAGAGTTCCGCCCATGAGCTGCTCTCGATTGCAGCGCTGCAAAAGTCTCTGGTGCCCAGTCAGACAAACGATGAGGGCTGGTCCGAGCTGGCGCTGGCCGTGCATCGTGGACGCGATCACGGCATTGCCTCCTACGTGCATGCCCTGGACATTTGCGCACGTCGTTTCGACCAGAACGGCGCTGCAGCCAATGTGACCTTCGATAATCTGGCACAGCTCACCAACATTCCCGACGAGCATGTGACCAGTTTGCGTGACATCTATCA AAACGCTGAGGATATTGATTTGCTGGTGGGCGCCATGCTGGAGGATCCCGCGGTGGGCGCTCTTTTTGGACCCACCATCACCTGTCTGCTAACCACACAGTTTGAGTTGCTGAAGCAAACCGATCGCTTCTGGTATGAGAACGAGATACCGCCCTCATCCTTCAGTCTGGAACAGCTGAAGAGCATACGCCAAACAACGCTGTCGGGTCTGCTTTGCGGCTCGCATCAGGTCAACACAGCCCAGTCCAAGGCTTTCATACGCGAAGATAACTATCT AAACTCCGTTTTGGACTGCACACAGCTGCCCAAGTTTGATTTGCGACCCTGGAAAGTGAATGCCGAGGAGGAGATACACTTGGAGCACGTCGAAGTGGAGCCCGACACCAAGGAGGCCATTAAAGAGCTTAGCCCCGAGCTGATCGAGGCGGCTGTAGAGCGTGCCAAGCAGGAACTGGAAGAGCGCAAGCGTTTCGAATACGAAGTGTGGCGTGCAC AGGGCGGCATTAGCGCACGCTCGCCCGATGGCACCGCTGCTTCCTTCAGCAAGGCCAACTTGGCTGCGCTGAGCCTGGCCAATTCGTCGCTTATTTTTGAGCTAGCTTCCAATGAGATTGTCAAGTCGCTCAATAGCATTACGCGTCGCAAGCGTCAGATCTTCAATCCCAATCAGAATGCCTTCAATCGCAACGAGCTGACTGATACGCTGCAAACCGTGGACATTAGCGCTTTGATTGGTGGCAATCAGCAGCCGCTGGAGCAATGCCCGGAGCCAACACAGCAATGTGATGCCAATTCGCCATTCCGCACGCTCTCCGGACGTTGCAATAATCTGCGCAATCCGAACTGGGGCAAATCGTTGACCACCTTCTCGCGTCTATTGCCCGCCCAGTATGAGGACGGTATCTCGGCACCGAGGGTAACTGGCGTCACTGGAACACCGCTGCCCAATCCGCGCACCATTTCGACTACAATTCATCCGGATATATCCAATTTGCACACACGCTACTCGCTGATGGTGATGCAGTTTGCACAGTTTGTGGATCACGATTTGACATTGACGCCCATTCACAAGGGTTTCCATGAGTCCATACCCAGCTGTCGGCCCTGCAACTCACGCCAGACCGTGCATCCCGAGTGCAACCCGTTCCCGGTGCCCGCGGGCGATTTCTTCTATCCCGAGGTGAATGTCACGAGCGGCGATCGTTTGTGCTTCCCCTCGATGAGATCGCTGCCAGGCCAGCAGTCGCTTGGCCCGCGTGACCAGATCAATCAGAACACTCACTTCCTGGATGCCTCGATGGTGTACGGCGAGAACGTCTGCCTGTCGAATAAGCTCCGTGGCTTCTCGGGCCGTATGAACAGCACTGTGCATCCTGTGCGCGGCAAGGAGCTGCTGCCGTTGAGTGCTACCCATCCCGAGTGCAAATCTCGCAACGGACTCTGCTTTATTGCTGGCGATGATCGCGCCTCCGAGCAGCCAGGCTTGACTGCTATTCACACGGCCTTCCTGCGCGAACACAATCGTTTGGTTGAGGGTCTGCGCGGTGTCAATCCCCACTGGAATGGCGAGCAGCTGTATCATCATGCCCGTCGCATTGTCAGCGCCCAGGTGCAGCATACCGTCTTCAATGAGTTCCTGCCCCGCATTCTCAGCTGGAACGCTGTCAATTTGTATGGCCTGAAGTTGCTGCCACAGGGCTACTACAAGGACTACAATCCGTCCTGCAGTCCAATTGTGTTCAATGaattcgctgccgctgccttcCGCATTGGTCACTCGCTGCTGCGTCCACATATTCCACGGCTGAGCATTCAGCATCAGCCCGTGGATCCTCCACTGCTGCTGCGCGATGGCTTCTTCCGCATGGATGTGCTGCTCCAGCCTGGTATTATTGATGAGATACTTCGTGGTCTGGTGGCTACGCCCATGGAAACTCTAGATCAGTTCATCACGGGCGAGGTGACGAATCATTTGTTTGAGGATCGTAAGATACCCTTCTCCGGCATTGATCTGATTGCTCTTAACATCCAGCGTG CTCGTGATCATGGCATTCCTTCGTACAACAACTACCGCGCTCTGTGCAACCTAAAGCGTGCCAGCACCTGGAGCGATCTGAGCCGCGAAATACCCACCGAAGTAATTAATCGCTTCCAAAAGGTCTATGCCAGCGTTGACGACATTGATCTATTCCCCGGCGCCATGACGGAGCGTCCGCTACAGGGTGGCCTCGTCGGACCAACGCTGGCCTGCATCATTGGCATTCAGTTCAGGCAGCTGCGTAAATGCGATCGCTTCTGGTATGAAAATCAGAATCCCGAGGTTAAATTCACCGAGGCTCAGCTGGCTGAGTTGCGCAAGGTAACACTCGCCAAGATTGTCTGTGAGAATCTGGAGATTCAGGGTGATATGCAGCGTGCTGCCTTCGATTTGCCCAGCAACTTCCT TAATCCTCGTGTGCCCTGCCAGTCCATGCCACAAATCGATTTGAATGCCTGGCGCGAGAATGTTCAGGGCTGCCAAATTGGCAATCGCAATGTGCGCGTTGGCGAATCTGCCTTCCCGTCGCCCTGCACCAGTTGCGTGTGCTCCGCCGAAGGC CCCCAGTGCGCTTCATTGCGCATCACCGACTGCGGCCAGCTGATTCGCCAGTGGCCCAAGGAGGCCATTTTGCGGGATGAGGTGTGCAACTCGCAGTGCGGCATCTATTTGACCggccagcaggcagcaggtTTCAGTCCACAGCAGCGTCAGGGTCATGCTCCCTCGCGTGTCACTCGCTCGCGCAATCAGAACCTATTCAAGTTTCCTGACTTGACGCCGTTCATCGCATCCCTGTAG
- the LOC6629031 gene encoding peroxidasin homolog pxn-1 isoform X1, which translates to MNKQRLLLSLILWCLCAPSFSLRIPEDLENSAINALRSERARSVQPCGQVGEASAADDYDVCPPSKYRQPTAECNNVSHRKWGARGDVFQRLLQTDYADGVSQPRSSRGTHALPDAELVIEQLQRHVESELRHDHITAMLPAWGQLLANDLYEVGQLPISGKCCQREAGGIKDPSELQQCFVRAGADCKEYKRSAPGFDAEVCQKHVREQMNIASAYIDGSGLYGSTRHEFDQLRTYISGGVKVESCRYCQVSGATGALHRALLQQHNNIGEQLAHINPDWSEEDVFLESRRIITATIQHITYNEFLPLVLGQETTAKESLRLTAEKHSSNYSSSIRAGIYNEFATSAMPAFWSMYPPEMLSQKSSAHELLSIAALQKSLVPSQTNDEGWSELALAVHRGRDHGIASYVHALDICARRFDQNGAAANVTFDNLAQLTNIPDEHVTSLRDIYQNAEDIDLLVGAMLEDPAVGALFGPTITCLLTTQFELLKQTDRFWYENEIPPSSFSLEQLKSIRQTTLSGLLCGSHQVNTAQSKAFIREDNYLNSVLDCTQLPKFDLRPWKVNAEEEIHLEHVEVEPDTKEAIKELSPELIEAAVERAKQELEERKRFEYEVWRAQGGISARSPDGTAASFSKANLAALSLANSSLIFELASNEIVKSLNSITRRKRQIFNPNQNAFNRNELTDTLQTVDISALIGGNQQPLEQCPEPTQQCDANSPFRTLSGRCNNLRNPNWGKSLTTFSRLLPAQYEDGISAPRVTGVTGTPLPNPRTISTTIHPDISNLHTRYSLMVMQFAQFVDHDLTLTPIHKGFHESIPSCRPCNSRQTVHPECNPFPVPAGDFFYPEVNVTSGDRLCFPSMRSLPGQQSLGPRDQINQNTHFLDASMVYGENVCLSNKLRGFSGRMNSTVHPVRGKELLPLSATHPECKSRNGLCFIAGDDRASEQPGLTAIHTAFLREHNRLVEGLRGVNPHWNGEQLYHHARRIVSAQVQHTVFNEFLPRILSWNAVNLYGLKLLPQGYYKDYNPSCSPIVFNEFAAAAFRIGHSLLRPHIPRLSIQHQPVDPPLLLRDGFFRMDVLLQPGIIDEILRGLVATPMETLDQFITGEVTNHLFEDRKIPFSGIDLIALNIQRARDHGIPSYNNYRALCNLKRASTWSDLSREIPTEVINRFQKVYASVDDIDLFPGAMTERPLQGGLVGPTLACIIGIQFRQLRKCDRFWYENQNPEVKFTEAQLAELRKVTLAKIVCENLEIQGDMQRAAFDLPSNFLNPRVPCQSMPQIDLNAWRENVQGCQIGNRNVRVGESAFPSPCTSCVCSAEGPQCASLRITDCGQLIRQWPKEAILRDEVCNSQCGIYLTGQQAAGFSPQQRQGHAPSRVTRSRNQNLFKFPDLTPFIASL; encoded by the exons ATGAACAAGCAACGACTGCTACTTAGCTTAATATTATG GTGCCTTTGCGCTCCCAGCTTCTCGCTACGCATACCGGAGGATCTCGAGAATAGCGCCATCAATGCGCTGCGCTCGGAACGTGCACGATCTGTACAGCCCTGCGGCCAGGTTGGTGAAGCCAGCGCCGCCGATGATTATGATGTTTGCCCGCCGAGCAAGTACCGCCAGCCCACCGCCGAGTGTAACAATGTGTCGCATCGCAAGTGGGGCGCACGTGGCGATGTCTTCCAGCGTCTACTTCAAACGGACTATGCCGATGGCGTTAGCCAGCCACGCAGCTCGCGTGGCACACACGCCCTGCCCGACGCCGAGCTGGTGATCGAGCAGTTGCAGCGTCATGTGGAGAGCGAGCTGCGCCACGATCACATTACTGCCATGCTACCAGCCTGGggccagctgctggccaacGATCTGTACGAGGTGGGCCAGCTGCCCATCAGCGGCAAGTGCTGTCAGCGTGAGGCCGGCGGCATCAAGGATCCCAGCGAGCTGCAGCAGTGCTTTGTGCGCGCCGGTGCCGACTGCAAGGAGTACAAACGCTCTGCTCCCGGTTTTGATGCGGAGGTGTGCCAGAAAC ATGTGCGCGAGCAGATGAACATTGCATCTGCTTATATTGATGGTTCCGGCTTGTATGGCTCAACCCGCCATGAATTCGACCAGCTGCGTACATATATCAGCGGCGGTGTCAAGGTTGAGTCCTGTCGCTATTGTCAAGTGTCTGGTGCGACGGGTGCATTGCATCGtgccctgctgcagcagcacaacaacaTTGGTGAGCAGTTGGCGCACATCAATCCGGACTGGTCCGAGGAGGATGTCTTCCTGGAGTCTAGGCGCATTATAACCGCGACCATACAGCATATTACCTACAACGAATTCTTGCCATTGGTATTGGGTCAAGAGACAACGGCAAAGGAATCGCTAAGACTGACCGCCGAGAAGCATTCCTCCAACTACTCCAGCTCCATACGCGCTGGCATTTACAATGAGTTTGCGACCAGCGCCATGCCCGCCTTCTGGAGCATGTATCCACCTGAGATGCTTTCCCAAAAGAGTTCCGCCCATGAGCTGCTCTCGATTGCAGCGCTGCAAAAGTCTCTGGTGCCCAGTCAGACAAACGATGAGGGCTGGTCCGAGCTGGCGCTGGCCGTGCATCGTGGACGCGATCACGGCATTGCCTCCTACGTGCATGCCCTGGACATTTGCGCACGTCGTTTCGACCAGAACGGCGCTGCAGCCAATGTGACCTTCGATAATCTGGCACAGCTCACCAACATTCCCGACGAGCATGTGACCAGTTTGCGTGACATCTATCA AAACGCTGAGGATATTGATTTGCTGGTGGGCGCCATGCTGGAGGATCCCGCGGTGGGCGCTCTTTTTGGACCCACCATCACCTGTCTGCTAACCACACAGTTTGAGTTGCTGAAGCAAACCGATCGCTTCTGGTATGAGAACGAGATACCGCCCTCATCCTTCAGTCTGGAACAGCTGAAGAGCATACGCCAAACAACGCTGTCGGGTCTGCTTTGCGGCTCGCATCAGGTCAACACAGCCCAGTCCAAGGCTTTCATACGCGAAGATAACTATCT AAACTCCGTTTTGGACTGCACACAGCTGCCCAAGTTTGATTTGCGACCCTGGAAAGTGAATGCCGAGGAGGAGATACACTTGGAGCACGTCGAAGTGGAGCCCGACACCAAGGAGGCCATTAAAGAGCTTAGCCCCGAGCTGATCGAGGCGGCTGTAGAGCGTGCCAAGCAGGAACTGGAAGAGCGCAAGCGTTTCGAATACGAAGTGTGGCGTGCAC AGGGCGGCATTAGCGCACGCTCGCCCGATGGCACCGCTGCTTCCTTCAGCAAGGCCAACTTGGCTGCGCTGAGCCTGGCCAATTCGTCGCTTATTTTTGAGCTAGCTTCCAATGAGATTGTCAAGTCGCTCAATAGCATTACGCGTCGCAAGCGTCAGATCTTCAATCCCAATCAGAATGCCTTCAATCGCAACGAGCTGACTGATACGCTGCAAACCGTGGACATTAGCGCTTTGATTGGTGGCAATCAGCAGCCGCTGGAGCAATGCCCGGAGCCAACACAGCAATGTGATGCCAATTCGCCATTCCGCACGCTCTCCGGACGTTGCAATAATCTGCGCAATCCGAACTGGGGCAAATCGTTGACCACCTTCTCGCGTCTATTGCCCGCCCAGTATGAGGACGGTATCTCGGCACCGAGGGTAACTGGCGTCACTGGAACACCGCTGCCCAATCCGCGCACCATTTCGACTACAATTCATCCGGATATATCCAATTTGCACACACGCTACTCGCTGATGGTGATGCAGTTTGCACAGTTTGTGGATCACGATTTGACATTGACGCCCATTCACAAGGGTTTCCATGAGTCCATACCCAGCTGTCGGCCCTGCAACTCACGCCAGACCGTGCATCCCGAGTGCAACCCGTTCCCGGTGCCCGCGGGCGATTTCTTCTATCCCGAGGTGAATGTCACGAGCGGCGATCGTTTGTGCTTCCCCTCGATGAGATCGCTGCCAGGCCAGCAGTCGCTTGGCCCGCGTGACCAGATCAATCAGAACACTCACTTCCTGGATGCCTCGATGGTGTACGGCGAGAACGTCTGCCTGTCGAATAAGCTCCGTGGCTTCTCGGGCCGTATGAACAGCACTGTGCATCCTGTGCGCGGCAAGGAGCTGCTGCCGTTGAGTGCTACCCATCCCGAGTGCAAATCTCGCAACGGACTCTGCTTTATTGCTGGCGATGATCGCGCCTCCGAGCAGCCAGGCTTGACTGCTATTCACACGGCCTTCCTGCGCGAACACAATCGTTTGGTTGAGGGTCTGCGCGGTGTCAATCCCCACTGGAATGGCGAGCAGCTGTATCATCATGCCCGTCGCATTGTCAGCGCCCAGGTGCAGCATACCGTCTTCAATGAGTTCCTGCCCCGCATTCTCAGCTGGAACGCTGTCAATTTGTATGGCCTGAAGTTGCTGCCACAGGGCTACTACAAGGACTACAATCCGTCCTGCAGTCCAATTGTGTTCAATGaattcgctgccgctgccttcCGCATTGGTCACTCGCTGCTGCGTCCACATATTCCACGGCTGAGCATTCAGCATCAGCCCGTGGATCCTCCACTGCTGCTGCGCGATGGCTTCTTCCGCATGGATGTGCTGCTCCAGCCTGGTATTATTGATGAGATACTTCGTGGTCTGGTGGCTACGCCCATGGAAACTCTAGATCAGTTCATCACGGGCGAGGTGACGAATCATTTGTTTGAGGATCGTAAGATACCCTTCTCCGGCATTGATCTGATTGCTCTTAACATCCAGCGTG CTCGTGATCATGGCATTCCTTCGTACAACAACTACCGCGCTCTGTGCAACCTAAAGCGTGCCAGCACCTGGAGCGATCTGAGCCGCGAAATACCCACCGAAGTAATTAATCGCTTCCAAAAGGTCTATGCCAGCGTTGACGACATTGATCTATTCCCCGGCGCCATGACGGAGCGTCCGCTACAGGGTGGCCTCGTCGGACCAACGCTGGCCTGCATCATTGGCATTCAGTTCAGGCAGCTGCGTAAATGCGATCGCTTCTGGTATGAAAATCAGAATCCCGAGGTTAAATTCACCGAGGCTCAGCTGGCTGAGTTGCGCAAGGTAACACTCGCCAAGATTGTCTGTGAGAATCTGGAGATTCAGGGTGATATGCAGCGTGCTGCCTTCGATTTGCCCAGCAACTTCCT TAATCCTCGTGTGCCCTGCCAGTCCATGCCACAAATCGATTTGAATGCCTGGCGCGAGAATGTTCAGGGCTGCCAAATTGGCAATCGCAATGTGCGCGTTGGCGAATCTGCCTTCCCGTCGCCCTGCACCAGTTGCGTGTGCTCCGCCGAAGGC CCCCAGTGCGCTTCATTGCGCATCACCGACTGCGGCCAGCTGATTCGCCAGTGGCCCAAGGAGGCCATTTTGCGGGATGAGGTGTGCAACTCGCAGTGCGGCATCTATTTGACCggccagcaggcagcaggtTTCAGTCCACAGCAGCGTCAGGGTCATGCTCCCTCGCGTGTCACTCGCTCGCGCAATCAGAACCTATTCAAGTTTCCTGACTTGACGCCGTTCATCGCATCCCTGTAG